From a single Streptomyces liliifuscus genomic region:
- a CDS encoding FUSC family protein, giving the protein MPRPFSVALPPWLTHALRAQRGPVPWNAVVRGALAAGPLLLVAVVVGQESVGVMAALGAMLAGINDRPGSRRTAVHRIGVPGLAGAAGLVVGTYAGEGLGAVPLTLILTALGLLAGAVSAIGPVSSGAGTQLLVAAAIGAGMPLPEPGWQRALFFLAGAAWLIVLRLVLPTPGALAHDFRFDGERVAVADVYDAIAELLAAAGGEQAGARRAALTAALDHAQDALAGPRLRRYASSSAERRLRAQYAAALPLAEAATALAWAGDPLLARTAEGPRRLAAAVRTGEPCGPLPAPARSVPGLRALDDALLHAAETFDRGGKKSGGRQIDGNTAGDEHGAAPHSDAGTNPLDRGARQTAHKGLRLRPFRTKALLRTVTGAGGREYGFRVALSYGASAAVAQALHHVHWYWLPATAVFLVKPDLGPLVSRVLNRAAGTVLGALVFAGFAAVLPRPEGLVALVAISGALIPVATRHFAAQTAVVTVLVLALVMVGGEPEASWSRIGETLLACAIVLIVGHLPAPGQRGGNVKTRLALATDAAHAYLTHVLSGADDRAARWALRREAYRKLAEARAAIDRAAAELPTLARHTEGTDEVAATLERLVDTTTACAVHLDDTGRLTPRHTERLATLLDELVEQRERAGLADPPANLLSA; this is encoded by the coding sequence GTGCCGCGACCTTTCTCCGTTGCCCTGCCTCCCTGGCTCACGCATGCGCTGCGTGCGCAAAGGGGGCCCGTGCCGTGGAACGCCGTTGTGCGCGGGGCGCTCGCCGCCGGGCCGCTGTTGCTCGTGGCCGTGGTCGTCGGGCAGGAGTCCGTCGGGGTCATGGCCGCTCTGGGAGCCATGCTCGCCGGGATCAACGACCGGCCCGGGAGCCGGCGGACCGCCGTGCACCGCATCGGGGTGCCCGGGCTCGCCGGGGCCGCGGGGCTCGTCGTGGGCACGTACGCGGGAGAGGGCCTCGGAGCCGTTCCGCTGACCTTGATACTCACCGCCCTCGGTCTGCTCGCCGGGGCCGTGAGCGCCATTGGGCCCGTGTCCTCCGGGGCCGGTACGCAACTGCTCGTCGCCGCGGCCATCGGGGCAGGAATGCCACTGCCCGAACCCGGGTGGCAGCGGGCGTTGTTCTTCCTGGCCGGAGCCGCCTGGCTGATCGTGCTGCGGCTGGTGCTGCCCACGCCCGGCGCCCTCGCCCATGACTTCCGGTTCGACGGCGAGCGGGTGGCCGTCGCGGATGTCTACGACGCCATCGCCGAGTTGCTCGCCGCCGCCGGCGGCGAGCAGGCCGGGGCCCGTCGGGCCGCCCTCACCGCCGCGCTCGATCACGCACAGGACGCGCTCGCCGGGCCGAGGCTGCGGCGGTACGCCAGTTCCTCCGCCGAGCGGCGGCTGCGGGCGCAGTACGCCGCCGCGCTGCCGCTCGCCGAGGCCGCGACCGCCCTGGCCTGGGCCGGAGACCCGCTGCTCGCCCGTACGGCGGAGGGGCCGCGACGGCTCGCCGCCGCCGTACGGACCGGCGAGCCCTGCGGACCGCTGCCCGCGCCCGCCCGGTCCGTACCCGGACTGCGCGCCCTCGACGACGCACTCCTGCACGCCGCCGAGACCTTCGACCGCGGCGGCAAGAAGTCCGGCGGCCGGCAGATCGACGGGAACACGGCCGGTGACGAACACGGCGCTGCCCCCCACAGCGACGCCGGCACCAACCCCCTCGACCGTGGCGCCCGGCAGACCGCGCACAAGGGACTGCGCCTGCGACCCTTCCGCACCAAGGCCCTGCTCCGCACCGTCACCGGCGCGGGCGGCCGTGAGTACGGCTTCCGCGTCGCCCTCTCCTACGGAGCCAGCGCGGCCGTCGCGCAGGCCCTGCACCACGTGCACTGGTACTGGCTGCCCGCCACCGCCGTCTTCCTCGTGAAGCCGGACCTCGGTCCGCTCGTCTCGCGCGTGCTCAACCGGGCGGCCGGCACCGTCCTGGGCGCCCTCGTCTTCGCGGGGTTCGCGGCCGTGCTGCCCCGCCCCGAGGGGCTGGTGGCGCTCGTGGCGATCAGCGGCGCCCTGATACCCGTCGCCACCAGGCACTTCGCCGCGCAGACCGCCGTCGTCACCGTCCTCGTACTCGCCCTCGTGATGGTCGGCGGGGAGCCGGAAGCCTCCTGGAGCCGTATCGGCGAGACGCTGCTGGCCTGCGCGATCGTGCTGATCGTGGGCCATCTGCCGGCTCCGGGACAGCGCGGCGGGAACGTGAAGACCCGCCTCGCCCTCGCCACCGACGCCGCCCACGCGTATCTCACCCACGTGCTGAGCGGCGCCGACGACCGCGCCGCCCGCTGGGCGCTGCGCCGCGAGGCCTACCGGAAGCTGGCCGAGGCCCGTGCCGCGATCGACCGGGCCGCCGCCGAACTGCCCACCCTGGCCCGGCACACGGAAGGCACCGACGAGGTCGCCGCCACCCTCGAACGCCTCGTCGACACCACCACCGCCTGCGCCGTCCACCTCGACGACACGGGCCGGCTCACCCCGCGGCACACCGAGCGCCTCGCCACCCTCCTCGACGAACTCGTGGAACAGCGCGAGCGCGCCGGCCTCGCGGACCCGCCGGCCAACCTCCTCAGCGCCTGA
- a CDS encoding amidohydrolase gives MTSPEPTPDATTNSSAGYGAHPPGTKTPADVPTDVPADLIITRCTALVHDDHEQIGFVEDATIVVRGGRIESVIAGPVDVDVPAAEHTVRIDARGQVAMPGLVNCHTHAPMVTLRGIAEDLPIEEWFNDFAWPIESNLQEKDVELGARLACAEMIRGGVTCFADHYFSMDTVAAVTAESGMRANLGQAFFSSQGAEGREQSLEFALRHRDTADGRITTSLAPHAPYTVEDADLAATARLAREHGLLVHIHASENRDQADTSLARHGRTPIEVLADAGLLDTDLLIAHGTGIMERDLPVLARATGRIAVASAPRGYLKFAWPTTTPVRALRELGIPVGLATDGAASNSSLDVWESMALTALVQKFTESDPRLLTSRQALHHATLQSARAVGLGEEIGSLAPGRRADIILVDVSGPHTQPVHDLAATLVHSARAGDVRTTIVDGRVIMRDRELLTLDVPAIVREMNERMPALIDRSHGKRIQDYDT, from the coding sequence ATGACCTCGCCCGAGCCCACGCCCGACGCGACGACCAACAGCTCTGCCGGTTACGGGGCCCACCCGCCCGGCACGAAGACCCCGGCCGATGTCCCGACAGATGTCCCGGCCGATCTCATCATCACCCGGTGCACCGCCCTCGTGCACGACGATCACGAGCAGATCGGCTTCGTCGAGGACGCCACCATCGTCGTACGGGGCGGCCGCATCGAGAGTGTCATCGCCGGGCCGGTCGACGTCGACGTCCCCGCCGCGGAGCACACCGTGCGCATCGACGCGCGTGGCCAGGTCGCGATGCCCGGCCTCGTCAACTGCCATACGCACGCCCCGATGGTCACCCTGCGCGGCATCGCGGAGGACCTGCCCATCGAGGAGTGGTTCAACGACTTCGCCTGGCCCATCGAGTCCAACCTCCAGGAGAAGGACGTGGAGTTGGGTGCGCGGCTCGCCTGCGCCGAGATGATCCGGGGCGGCGTCACCTGCTTCGCGGACCACTACTTCTCGATGGACACCGTCGCCGCCGTGACCGCCGAGAGCGGGATGCGCGCCAACCTCGGACAGGCCTTCTTCTCCTCCCAGGGCGCCGAAGGACGCGAGCAGTCGCTGGAGTTCGCCCTCCGCCACCGGGACACCGCCGACGGCCGCATCACCACGTCACTCGCCCCGCACGCCCCGTACACCGTCGAGGACGCCGACCTCGCCGCCACCGCCCGACTGGCCCGGGAACACGGCCTGTTGGTGCACATCCACGCCTCCGAGAACCGCGACCAGGCCGACACCAGCCTCGCCCGCCACGGCCGCACCCCCATCGAGGTGCTGGCCGACGCCGGGCTCCTCGACACCGACCTGCTCATCGCGCACGGCACCGGAATCATGGAGCGCGACCTGCCCGTACTCGCCCGCGCCACCGGCCGGATCGCCGTGGCCAGCGCGCCCCGCGGCTACCTCAAGTTCGCCTGGCCCACGACGACTCCGGTACGGGCCCTGCGTGAGCTCGGCATCCCCGTGGGCCTCGCCACGGACGGGGCCGCGTCCAACAGCTCCCTGGACGTGTGGGAGTCCATGGCCCTCACCGCGCTGGTGCAGAAGTTCACCGAGAGCGACCCGCGCCTGCTGACCTCCCGACAGGCACTGCACCACGCGACACTGCAGAGCGCGCGGGCGGTCGGCCTCGGCGAGGAGATCGGCAGCCTCGCGCCGGGGCGCCGGGCCGACATCATCCTCGTCGACGTGAGCGGTCCGCACACCCAGCCCGTGCACGACCTCGCCGCGACCCTCGTGCACAGCGCCCGCGCCGGCGACGTACGCACGACGATCGTCGACGGGCGGGTGATCATGCGCGACCGTGAGCTGCTCACGCTCGACGTGCCCGCGATCGTGCGGGAGATGAACGAACGGATGCCCGCGCTGATCGACCGGAGCCATGGCAAGCGGATCCAGGACTACGACACGTGA
- a CDS encoding nucleotidyltransferase domain-containing protein: protein MSNNPASERPPVNDHAFLDTVTDRLAALPAVRAVALGGSRAQGTHTPDSDWDLAVYYRGDFAPAALRAIGWEGEVSEIGGWGGGVFNGGAWLTIDGRRVDVHYRDLDVVEHELAEAEEGRFHVEPLLFHLAGIPSYLLVAELAVNQVLHGTLPRPATYPEKLRPTAHTRWHDTARMTLAYAKVNHAPNARRTEVAGAIATAAMQAGHAVLAARGEWVTNEKRLLERAGLRGVDDIIGSLSAESDVAPLLQAIEATQALFERASPQRTTNS, encoded by the coding sequence ATGAGCAACAACCCTGCGAGTGAGCGACCGCCTGTGAACGACCATGCTTTCCTCGACACCGTCACCGACCGCCTGGCCGCCCTCCCGGCGGTCCGGGCGGTGGCGCTCGGCGGCTCCCGGGCCCAGGGCACGCACACGCCCGACAGTGACTGGGACCTGGCCGTCTACTACCGCGGCGACTTTGCCCCCGCCGCCCTCCGCGCCATCGGCTGGGAGGGCGAGGTCTCAGAGATCGGCGGCTGGGGAGGCGGTGTCTTCAACGGCGGCGCGTGGCTCACGATCGACGGCCGCCGCGTGGACGTCCACTACCGAGACCTCGACGTCGTCGAACACGAGCTGGCGGAGGCGGAGGAGGGCCGCTTCCACGTAGAGCCGCTGCTCTTCCACCTCGCCGGAATCCCCAGCTACCTGCTGGTCGCCGAACTGGCCGTCAACCAGGTGCTCCACGGCACACTGCCCCGACCGGCGACCTACCCGGAGAAGCTCCGCCCCACCGCCCACACCCGCTGGCACGACACCGCCCGCATGACCCTCGCCTACGCCAAGGTCAACCACGCCCCGAACGCCCGCCGCACAGAGGTCGCAGGCGCCATCGCCACAGCCGCCATGCAGGCCGGGCACGCGGTACTGGCGGCACGGGGCGAGTGGGTGACGAACGAGAAGCGGCTGCTGGAGCGGGCGGGATTGAGGGGCGTCGACGACATCATCGGCTCCCTGTCCGCGGAATCGGACGTGGCTCCGTTGCTCCAGGCCATTGAGGCGACCCAGGCGCTCTTCGAAAGGGCGAGTCCGCAACGGACGACGAACTCCTGA
- a CDS encoding endonuclease/exonuclease/phosphatase family protein — MLLGTWNLENLYRPGGAFGPRSEAAYKAKLTALASVVTELDPTLLGVQEVGDPEALADLAGMLDGDWHIALSEHPDSRGIRVGFLSRPEPRTIIDTNAFPAPLRPVQGDDDGEPVSRTGRGFLATEITMQGMTLTVAVCHLKSKLLTFPGGRFQPRNEGERARYGAYALYRRAAEATTLRAVADDLLDGRGKERNVAVLGDLNDEVAAATTQILQGPPGSEIGTPGFERPDKGDAARLWNIAPLIPEEQRFSRVHSGRPELIDHILVSRLLLDHVTGAGTGTPVRPTPLPSVDGNPGARRDAAGSDHAPVWARIEP, encoded by the coding sequence ATGCTCCTCGGCACGTGGAACCTGGAGAACCTGTACCGGCCCGGCGGCGCGTTCGGACCGCGCAGCGAGGCCGCGTACAAGGCGAAGCTCACCGCTCTGGCCTCGGTCGTCACGGAACTCGACCCCACGCTGCTCGGCGTGCAGGAGGTCGGCGATCCGGAGGCGCTGGCGGACCTGGCGGGGATGCTGGACGGCGACTGGCACATCGCGCTCTCGGAGCATCCGGACAGCCGCGGCATCAGGGTCGGCTTCCTCAGCCGCCCGGAACCGCGGACGATCATCGACACGAACGCCTTCCCCGCACCGCTGCGACCGGTTCAGGGTGACGACGACGGTGAGCCCGTCTCCCGGACGGGCCGCGGCTTCCTGGCCACGGAGATAACCATGCAGGGGATGACCTTGACCGTGGCGGTCTGCCATCTCAAGTCGAAGCTGTTGACGTTCCCGGGCGGCCGGTTCCAGCCGCGGAACGAGGGCGAGCGGGCCCGCTACGGCGCGTACGCCCTGTACCGGCGGGCCGCCGAGGCCACGACGCTGCGTGCCGTCGCCGACGACCTCCTCGACGGCAGGGGCAAGGAGCGGAACGTGGCCGTGCTCGGCGACCTCAACGACGAGGTCGCGGCCGCCACGACCCAGATCCTGCAGGGCCCGCCCGGTTCCGAGATCGGTACGCCGGGTTTCGAGCGGCCCGACAAGGGCGACGCGGCCCGGCTCTGGAACATCGCGCCCCTGATTCCGGAGGAGCAGCGCTTCTCCCGCGTCCACTCCGGCCGTCCCGAACTGATCGACCACATACTGGTCAGCCGGCTGCTGCTCGACCATGTGACCGGGGCGGGGACGGGGACGCCGGTCCGGCCGACCCCGCTGCCGTCGGTCGACGGGAACCCGGGGGCACGACGGGACGCGGCGGGCTCGGACCATGCGCCGGTGTGGGCGCGGATAGAACCCTGA
- a CDS encoding cytochrome P450 family protein: MSTDQDLPTDGLLTHPYAVYDRLRDSAPVHRITGPDGSPAWLVTRYGDVREALADPLLSLDKRHALPGGYKGFALPPALDANLLNMDPPDHTRIRRLVGRAFTTRRVEQLRVPIRQTADRLLDALGAHGGTDLIAAYAAPLPITVICDLLGVPDEHRRDFRAWTDVLVAPDPARPQAAKEAIVAMLGFFTQLLADKRKEPADDLLSDLIAVRDESDSAENGRLTEDELMSLTFLILFAGYENTVQLIGTAVLALLQHPDQLAALRADPTRLPAAVEEFMRYDGPALLAIRRFPLQDVTIGDVTVPAGETVLLSLAAADRDPRRFPDADRFDLGRDATGHLALGHGIHYCLGAPLARLETEIALAALLERLPDLKLDGDPDDLRWRPSLRARGLLTLQVTY; this comes from the coding sequence ATGTCCACTGACCAGGACCTTCCTACCGACGGCCTCCTCACCCATCCGTACGCCGTTTACGATCGGCTGCGCGATTCCGCCCCCGTGCATCGCATCACCGGTCCCGACGGCAGTCCCGCCTGGCTGGTCACGCGGTACGGCGATGTGCGCGAGGCGCTGGCGGATCCGCTTCTCTCGCTGGACAAGCGGCATGCGCTGCCCGGTGGTTACAAGGGTTTCGCTCTCCCGCCCGCCCTGGACGCGAACCTTCTCAACATGGATCCGCCCGACCACACCCGCATCCGCCGCCTGGTCGGCCGGGCCTTCACAACGCGCCGCGTCGAGCAACTGCGCGTCCCCATCAGGCAGACCGCCGACCGGCTTCTCGACGCACTGGGCGCGCACGGCGGCACGGACCTGATCGCCGCCTACGCCGCGCCGCTTCCCATCACCGTCATCTGCGACCTGCTCGGCGTACCGGATGAACACCGTCGCGACTTCCGGGCCTGGACCGATGTGCTCGTCGCGCCGGACCCGGCCAGGCCGCAAGCCGCCAAAGAGGCCATCGTGGCGATGCTCGGCTTCTTCACCCAACTCCTCGCCGACAAGCGGAAAGAGCCCGCCGACGACCTGCTCTCCGACCTCATCGCGGTCAGGGACGAGAGCGACAGCGCGGAGAACGGCCGGCTCACCGAGGACGAGTTGATGTCGCTCACCTTCCTCATCCTCTTCGCGGGTTACGAGAACACGGTGCAGCTCATCGGCACCGCGGTCCTCGCGCTGCTCCAGCACCCCGACCAACTGGCCGCTCTCCGCGCGGACCCCACCCGACTCCCGGCGGCCGTCGAGGAGTTCATGCGCTACGACGGACCGGCCCTGCTGGCCATCCGCCGCTTCCCGCTGCAGGACGTGACGATCGGCGACGTCACCGTCCCGGCGGGCGAGACGGTCCTGCTGTCCCTGGCCGCCGCCGACCGCGACCCCCGCCGCTTCCCCGACGCCGACCGGTTCGACCTCGGGCGCGACGCCACCGGACATCTCGCGCTCGGACACGGCATCCACTACTGCCTGGGCGCACCACTGGCCCGACTGGAGACGGAGATCGCCCTGGCCGCACTCCTGGAACGCCTCCCCGACCTGAAACTCGACGGCGACCCGGACGACCTCCGGTGGCGACCGTCCCTCCGCGCCCGGGGCCTGCTCACGCTTCAGGTGACGTACTGA
- a CDS encoding ABC transporter ATP-binding protein, whose product MGWSQHSDAFLELNFRAMVTRLPALLASSFRLAWQADRQAARIVLGAEVCRGLAQAVSLLAVNSVLGRLMATGSVQDRLRDAVPALVTVAVVMLLAALLRAASTYATGRLEPKVERVATELYLERAAAVELSAIEDEAFHKLLDTAQYGASSARRMIRIAARVVNAMISLVAAAGVLTVLHPALLPLLVTMTLPSAWGALTMARHRYASFHAWVQHARAGQLISGLLTEPAAAPEIRVHGVGPFLLRHFRAMSESAEAEQARLARLGARTGLIAAAWTGLATVATYATLGGLLLGGAMALSVAGTAVIAIRTGSGNLDTLVLEVNSLHEDALFVGDLQRLYVEAAERAIPVGGEPLPEEPREIRFENVTFTYPGSAARPALSDLTLSVPLGKIVALVGENGSGKTTLVKLLSGLYAPQRGRILWDGVDAATVDRHQLAERIAMVAQDFKRWPFTARVNVAIGRTSAPLTDERLRASVTEAGAENVVDDLPRGLDTLLARMFSGGHELSGGQWQRLGIARAAYRRGAILVVDEPTAALDARAELEVFEKIRALAGTGQTVILITHRLASVRHADLVHVLDQGRLVESGTPEELLSSGGVYAELYSLQAEQFAAKVPAPKAG is encoded by the coding sequence AGGTGTGCCGGGGCCTCGCCCAGGCGGTGAGTCTGCTCGCCGTCAACAGCGTCCTGGGGCGGCTGATGGCGACCGGCTCGGTGCAGGACCGGCTGCGTGACGCGGTGCCCGCACTCGTCACGGTCGCCGTCGTGATGCTGCTCGCCGCGCTGCTGCGGGCCGCCTCGACGTACGCCACGGGCCGCCTCGAACCGAAGGTGGAGCGCGTCGCGACGGAGCTCTATCTGGAGCGGGCCGCTGCGGTCGAACTGTCCGCGATCGAGGACGAGGCCTTCCACAAGCTCCTGGACACGGCACAGTACGGGGCCTCGTCCGCCCGGCGCATGATCCGGATCGCCGCGCGCGTGGTGAACGCGATGATCTCGCTGGTCGCGGCGGCAGGTGTCCTCACCGTCCTGCACCCGGCACTGCTGCCGCTGCTGGTGACGATGACGCTGCCGAGTGCCTGGGGCGCGCTGACCATGGCGCGGCACCGCTACGCGTCGTTCCACGCCTGGGTGCAGCATGCCCGGGCCGGCCAGCTGATCAGCGGTCTGCTCACCGAGCCCGCCGCGGCGCCCGAGATCCGCGTCCACGGGGTCGGCCCCTTCCTGCTGCGGCACTTCCGCGCGATGTCGGAGTCCGCCGAGGCGGAACAGGCCCGGCTGGCCCGGCTGGGGGCACGGACCGGGCTGATCGCGGCCGCCTGGACGGGCCTCGCGACCGTGGCGACGTACGCGACGCTCGGCGGGCTGCTGCTGGGCGGTGCGATGGCACTGTCCGTGGCGGGCACGGCGGTGATCGCGATCCGTACGGGCTCCGGGAATCTCGACACACTCGTCCTGGAGGTCAACAGCCTCCATGAGGACGCCCTGTTCGTCGGGGATCTTCAACGCCTGTACGTGGAGGCGGCCGAGCGCGCGATCCCGGTCGGCGGCGAGCCGCTGCCCGAGGAGCCGCGCGAGATCCGCTTCGAGAACGTCACGTTCACCTACCCGGGCAGTGCGGCCCGCCCCGCACTGTCGGACCTGACGCTCAGCGTGCCGCTCGGCAAGATCGTGGCGCTGGTCGGGGAGAACGGCTCCGGGAAGACCACTCTGGTCAAGCTGTTGTCGGGCCTGTACGCACCGCAGCGGGGCCGGATCCTGTGGGACGGCGTGGACGCGGCGACCGTCGACCGGCACCAGCTCGCCGAGCGCATCGCGATGGTGGCGCAGGACTTCAAGAGGTGGCCGTTCACGGCCCGGGTGAACGTCGCGATCGGCCGGACGTCGGCGCCGCTCACCGACGAGCGGCTGCGCGCGTCCGTCACGGAGGCGGGCGCCGAGAACGTGGTAGACGATCTGCCGCGCGGTCTGGACACGCTGCTGGCCCGAATGTTCAGTGGCGGCCACGAGTTGTCGGGCGGCCAGTGGCAGCGGCTCGGTATCGCGCGGGCGGCCTACCGCAGGGGCGCGATCCTGGTCGTGGACGAGCCGACGGCGGCTCTCGACGCCCGTGCCGAGCTGGAGGTCTTCGAGAAGATCCGGGCCCTGGCGGGTACCGGTCAGACGGTCATTCTCATCACACACCGCCTCGCGTCGGTGCGCCACGCCGACCTGGTGCACGTCCTCGACCAGGGCCGACTCGTGGAGTCCGGCACTCCGGAGGAGCTCCTGTCCTCGGGAGGGGTCTACGCCGAGCTGTACTCGCTCCAGGCGGAGCAGTTCGCGGCCAAGGTTCCGGCGCCGAAGGCCGGATGA
- a CDS encoding DUF7873 family protein, which yields MAKLNQIIAVEKGIKSKSHQDLTAAHHGLQKPALLAGISRTYQPKDEEGEQLPPESTRVQVQAEDVLRDTAATLTRLFDVTATKDWANCTARADVKVDGRVLVADVPVSYLLFLEKQLTDLNTFVRKLPVLDASESWVQDPSTDAWKTEPVRTLRTKKVPRNHVKAEATDKHPAQVEVYYEDIPVGYWTTVKFSGALPARRVNELLDRVEKMQQAVKFAREEANGADVTDQRVGDAVFGYLFG from the coding sequence GTGGCGAAACTCAATCAGATCATCGCGGTCGAGAAGGGCATCAAGTCCAAGTCTCATCAGGACCTGACGGCTGCTCATCATGGGCTGCAGAAGCCGGCGTTGCTGGCCGGTATCTCGCGTACGTATCAGCCCAAGGACGAGGAGGGTGAGCAGTTGCCGCCCGAGTCGACTCGGGTGCAGGTGCAGGCCGAGGATGTGCTGCGGGACACCGCGGCCACGCTGACCCGGCTGTTCGACGTGACCGCCACCAAGGACTGGGCCAACTGCACGGCCCGCGCGGACGTCAAGGTGGACGGGCGGGTGCTCGTCGCCGACGTTCCGGTGTCCTATCTGCTCTTCCTGGAGAAGCAGCTCACCGATCTCAACACCTTTGTGCGGAAGCTGCCCGTGCTCGACGCCTCCGAGTCGTGGGTGCAGGACCCGTCGACCGACGCGTGGAAGACCGAGCCGGTCAGGACGCTGCGTACGAAGAAGGTCCCGCGCAACCACGTGAAGGCGGAGGCGACCGACAAGCATCCGGCGCAGGTCGAGGTGTACTACGAGGACATCCCTGTCGGGTACTGGACGACCGTGAAGTTCTCCGGCGCCCTGCCCGCCCGCCGCGTCAACGAACTGCTCGACCGTGTCGAGAAGATGCAGCAGGCCGTCAAGTTCGCCCGGGAAGAGGCGAACGGCGCCGACGTCACCGACCAGCGCGTCGGGGACGCCGTGTTCGGCTACCTGTTCGGGTAG
- a CDS encoding DUF899 domain-containing protein — protein MTLPRIVSRDEWRGAREELLVREKAATRARDALNAERRRLPMVEIDKEYVFEGGDGKATLFDLFEGRPQLVVYHFMFAPEWDAGCRSCSGFVDQIGHLAHLHARGTEFAVVSRAPYTKILPFKARMGWTVPWYSSYDNDFNHDFQVSFEGHDGSVGGQSHEPYERPGLSCFLRDRERIFHTYSTYERGLDGLGSATSLLDLTALGRQEEWELPEGRASALGAPAGSERVRYHDEYED, from the coding sequence ATGACGCTTCCGCGGATCGTGTCGCGCGACGAGTGGCGCGGCGCACGCGAGGAACTGCTGGTCAGGGAGAAGGCGGCGACCCGCGCGCGTGACGCTCTGAACGCCGAGCGGCGGCGACTGCCGATGGTCGAGATCGACAAGGAGTACGTCTTCGAGGGCGGGGACGGCAAGGCGACGCTGTTCGACCTCTTCGAAGGGCGGCCTCAACTGGTCGTCTACCACTTCATGTTCGCGCCGGAGTGGGACGCGGGCTGCCGCAGTTGCTCGGGCTTCGTCGACCAGATCGGGCACCTCGCGCATCTGCACGCGCGGGGCACCGAGTTCGCGGTGGTCTCCAGGGCGCCGTACACGAAGATCCTGCCCTTCAAGGCGCGGATGGGATGGACGGTGCCCTGGTACTCGTCGTACGACAACGACTTCAACCACGACTTCCAGGTGTCGTTCGAGGGGCATGACGGCAGCGTCGGAGGCCAGAGCCACGAGCCCTATGAACGGCCGGGGCTGAGCTGTTTCCTCCGCGACCGTGAGCGGATCTTCCACACGTACTCGACGTACGAGCGCGGACTCGACGGACTGGGCTCCGCCACAAGTCTTCTGGACCTCACCGCCCTCGGCCGGCAGGAGGAATGGGAGCTGCCGGAGGGGCGCGCGTCGGCACTGGGCGCGCCCGCGGGCAGCGAGCGCGTCCGATACCACGACGAGTACGAGGACTGA